The Acidicapsa ligni genome has a window encoding:
- a CDS encoding RNA chaperone Hfq — MAKEVIRRKSSASPAARSAGAVLDNPEELKNEVVASSIPSATGTGIAVTTQPRKRRSRPTQAPFARFSAIQPEEDSSNRQAERFYLQKQIQQQTPMVIILEDGERVQGVIEWYDRYSIKVRGKSRVLVYKSAIKYLFKAGEIGTAPEI; from the coding sequence ATGGCTAAAGAAGTAATCAGAAGAAAAAGCTCTGCTTCCCCTGCGGCGAGGAGCGCGGGTGCTGTGTTAGATAATCCGGAAGAGCTAAAAAACGAAGTAGTAGCCAGCTCCATACCCTCCGCAACAGGGACGGGCATCGCTGTCACTACTCAGCCTCGAAAGCGCAGGTCACGGCCGACGCAGGCTCCATTTGCTCGATTCTCTGCGATCCAACCAGAGGAGGACTCATCTAACCGCCAGGCGGAGCGCTTTTATTTACAGAAGCAGATTCAGCAGCAGACTCCGATGGTGATCATTCTCGAAGACGGTGAACGAGTTCAGGGCGTTATCGAGTGGTATGACCGTTATTCCATCAAGGTGCGCGGCAAATCCCGGGTGCTGGTTTATAAATCCGCCATCAAATATCTGTTCAAAGCAGGCGAGATTGGAACGGCTCCGGAAATTTAA